CCAAGTTTGGTATTGTGATAATCGGACTGACCTGGAGAATTGCATTTCCAGGTaacttttaccacattttttgccctTTTTCTGTATATTATTTGATAAAATGTATGATGTCATTCAAACTtacaattcaccctgaaaaaaaaaaaaaacttcacatgGATTAGCTGGAATATTAAAAATCGATGACCCTTAGAAAGAAAGGAGGAACAAAACagaagcgcaaaaatgaaaaagggccacaACGGAAAGGAGATAATTCATCCAGTGTTAGGTCATGTTCTGACATACCAtaaatgttttagtttttttttttcagcaaaaaatcTGCTATATTTAACAATTCAAGCAAAGTGGATTTAATGAAAATTCACCTCACTGCGCCTTTAAACACATGGTGCATTTTCCCCTATAGAGTTCTAAAATGAATGCGTGCAAGATGGTCAGTGTGTTTTAAGCATAGAATTTCCGCTTTTCTGTACtacaaaaaaagcaataaaaaatccAATAAATATTATTGAGCGTTTTGGTGTAAACATCTGCAGAAAACATCAGCGAAAAAAAAAGAAGCCTTTCAGTACTGGAAATATGGCCTTCAAGTATCCACACCTATAACTATTTAACCAGTTAGTTAAAAATTGATACTGAGTGTATAAAATGTGGAGAACAGGCTCTAGCTGTATTATCCGGCACTGTTATGGATGTGTCCTCAGCCCCTGAGGTAGGTGACATTCGGAGAGGGCTGCGGTGGGGATCTCCTCTAGGGTTCACACTGCTGAGATCAGTCCGGGATTAATGCTTCTTCTGTGTGTAATTGTATAAGAAAGATATCCTTTTTAGCTATCAGCACACAACAGGTTTTTCAAGCTGGTGAAATTGAGGGAGTATTACAGGAAACTCAGGTGTTTTGTTCCCTTCAGTGTCTTAATCACTTTAATCCATAATAATTGCATTTGCTGCACCATATTATTAATGTGTTGCCGGTCACTATTACTGGCACCATATCCTTGTACGTGCGAGCAGCATTTTTGCACATTTGATGCATTTCCAATAATCATGGCCTATTATTTGCCCACAGAACACTCCGATCTGGATGTGATAACCCCGATGATCGTTTGCTTCTTTCCTTGGCAGGTGCCTGGCATGGTTTGTCTACAGTCGCTCAGGTCTCTCTTCCCAGCCGCTGTCCGTGGTTTAATACGTCAAAATCGAATACATGTCCGGAACACGTCAGGGATGTCTGCAGGTAACCAATGAATGGTGTCATATCTTATCTTCAGCTCCCCCCCACAATAATTTGGCCGGGGAAATCTGCACTCCAGTGACCTAATAATCTGATCAAACTCATTACGGGTGAGTTCACATGTCACGGTTAAAGGGAACTTCTCACCACACCACTTATTTATTTTATATACGTAAGTAGTGTTCTGGTTCTGTAGGCACATAGAAATCCGATGTGCAAGTCCTGAGAAATCTAACGTAGACAGGCTAGAAGTGCACTGGGTGTGTCAATGCACCTGAAATAGCAGTCTGGCAGGTCGCCAGTGCACTTCatgcctgatttgcatatggcttctgaaCGGAGTTTCTGATGGGGGATCAGGTGCCCTTTGATATGAGGTCTTGCTGTGATTTTGCACGAGTTGAAGCACAATACCAAATGTGTTACTCCCAAAGAACAGATGCGTCAGACAGTTAAATGTTATCCCGATCCTTCTCTCCCCACAACATCTGTCATTGGGGGAGTCACATTAGGTGACTGCACTATCTGTATTGCCTCCAGGGATACATCTTGTGATAATGGCTTTTTACACAGTGCATAAACCACGAGAGCGGCGAGTCCAAAATCCAGGTATCATCACAGTAAATAATTACAAGAAACAGACACAAGACCAAAGTGCGAGGTATAGATAGTCAGCCGCCTCTATCGCTGTATATCATGTATATGCATAATACACCACATGGTGTATATGGCAGCTCCTCCATCGCCCTATTTGTGTATATCATGTATGTACAATATGTGACACTATGGATGGAAACGCTTCCATGATATTTACTGAAATCTGTTACATTATTTTGGCCCTCTTGGTAATTCATAGTGTATAGGTGAAGGCACAGAAAGTTTGCTAACCATTGGTTTCCCAACATATCCATACGTTTTTCTAACCGGTTGTCAATGGTTGCACGGATTTGTTGGCAAAATCCACTCATAAGTGCAAAATTGCATGGGCATTAGTCAGCTTTATTTTTGCACTGTGATTTGCTGCTGTTAAACCTCATTAGAGGCCACGATTTCATCTATTATCTGTTATTAATACCCATTATAGAGTTTGTGGATATTTCCCTAGTGGATTTCCACAGCAGATTTGCCATATGTAAACCTAAGTCTTATTTTTTTCTAATCCTCATATTGGCATTAAAATGGCACGTGAGGGCGCCCCGGTACATCTACACTGGACTGAATCACAATCGGGTTTCAAGGTTTTGTGTGCAGGAAATTTGTTGCATATTATGGTAGCagtgatattaaagggaacctgtcaggtgataTCCAAACGTCAGGCTGCATGAATCAGACATGATTCTGATATGGGCTCAGTCCACTTTATACCTGTATAACAGGTTTAATTAAAATTTTGGGGGCTGACAGACGCccttcatgtttttatatttttctttttactttacaTTGATATAAATGCAGTGATCCACATTTACCACTAGATGGTGCTGCAGGTGTGATGACAATTGAGTCATTCTGCTCTTTTGCTTTCTCTTGAAGTTATTACTTTGCAAAGTGAACACTGTTGGTCTCATTTCCTAGTAATACTCGCCAGTTCAATACTGGATGTGCTACGTAAGGCACATGCACATCTAAATGCAGTTTGCCGAAATCCCTGCTCCTGCCCCAGCAGTCTGTGTGAATAAATACTAAGGCGGATCCACGAGGGAAAACATTTGCAccttttctgtgtgtttgtgttatGTGTTTTCAAAGGGGAGAGAGGAGATGACCCCTGGCAGACATTTCTAACTGTGGCTTATTTTCTGAAGACCAAGAGGATCGGGTGTTAAACTCGCACTGCTCCACCCTGGGAACACTGACTAATGATGTTTAGGGGAAGAGTCTGGACACCCCATTCACATTAGACAGCCCTCTGATCCAGCCAAGTTTaggctaatgtgtatgggggtcttcatGGTGCGGCCATATACTGCGGCGAACCTTGCAGTCGCAGTTTCATCCATCCGCTAATGTCCAAAACAGGTCAGGCCTCATTCTGACATTTTATATTAATTTTGTATTCTTATGTACAATAAATTTGCATCCACCATTCAGAAAAATATTATGATTCGAAGATCCAGTTCAGATATCAAGAAATACAGACCCACACTTCCTCCATGCTTGATTGTGTGGTTATTGTGAATGTTTCAGGGTATAACCAGGCCAACGTTGTGATTCTGCACAAGTCTCTAGCCGAAGATTTTGAGAAGTTTTGCAAAGCCAATAGTGGCCCTCTCCCTCTGTTATACCGCAGCGACCCCGGAGAGTGGAAATGTCCTCCCCTGAGCCATGACGCCGATATACGGTATGGAGTCTCATGGCTCATTCATACAATAAAAGTTCCATGTGGCATTAAAGGGATGGTACACATGCAAGCTATCTCATCCATAGCTTCTGTATGTTCCAGGACGGACTGCCTTCTTTATCGGAGATATGAACATGGCGTCTACAGAGAGAGCCTCACCAGCCTGGAGAGTTACACCGAGCAGATGAAGGATATGGTGACTTTCTACCTGGGTTGCAGCTTTTCCTTTGAAAGCACAGTGCAGAAACTGGGGGTCCCTGTGAGGAATGTGGAGCAGGAACGGAACGTCAGCATGTACAAGGTAGGGGGATGGGTTCAATATTTGGCAACTTAATGGCTTCCCCCTGCACGAGGCCTCCTGGTGTCTTAGGGCTCATAAGAGTCATCGCATCAGCACACAGATCTATATGGCTCAGTGGTGCCACTCACACATCACTCTTTTAATATGTGCCAGATCCGAGAAAAACTTAGTGCTTCTCCCATtctgctttgtttttgtttttttatagatTGGAGTCTGCCATTTGTGAGAAAAAATTATGTTGGCTAATTTCTCTTCATGCAGCTTCTTTTTTTGTTTGGGGGGGTGGTGGTTGCAGAATCGGACACAGTTGTGTGCATAGGTTCTGATATTGGAAAAAGACTGAAAAACAACCTCACTCCGAAGGAAGATAGGAGACCATTTTCTTACATTTGACTAAGAACTAATTTGCGGTCCTAATTCTGATTTTAGGATTATAAGAGCTAGTTTTCTATCAGCCGTATTGATGTTATGACCACATTTCATATTTATGGTTGACCATCAGGAATCTCTTATTGGATTGCGTTCACACATTCTGGGTGCTTCTGTATTTTACAGATTTTCAGACCCAGTTGTTTCCGCAACTGCAAATCTATAAAATATCTAACCttcctttttttgtggttttacatATTGTTTTTTTACcgtagtcacatccaaagctgcattgaCAGCTCTGTTGATTGTTTTCAGTGGACAGATCGCATTTTACGGTATTTTATGTATCATGTGACCTATTAGCTTATCGCTAATTGTATCTCTGCGATCTGAGCtcccatgatgcattgcacacTAGTAAAAGCAAATCAGCGGATCTGAATTATAGGCGAGTACATCATGCTGTTTAGAAATTAATGCAATTTTTAATGTGAGGCGCCACTGCATGTAGCAGAATGAGTCCTCATGTCTTCTCCCTATTAAGCTGTTCTTTTCCCCTGCAGACAGCGGTCCCTTGTCATGGAATCGGACAGTTTTCCTGTAACCTTGTTGTGACCATGAGACCTATTCCGCAAGACAAGCTAGAGGCTGCAGTGATTGCTACGCACCCCATGAAGAAATACCACGGAGCCCCGGTGCACATCGGCTCCCCAGGTCAGTAGTGCCCAATTTGACGTCCTGCTCTTAGCCCTTATATTATGTGATGCTGCTTTCTGTTCTCTCTGGCAGTGCCACCATTTTTTACTTGAGCTGCTCACACGTGCTACCGCTGCTTCATGTGGTCAAGGGGCCATTCCTGTGATCCCTGTGTTGAGACCTTCATCAGATAATTATCATGTATCCTGTGGGGAGATGTGTGGCTTCGCACAAGGAGTGATTGCACCTTGGACATATTCGGCATATGAATAAATGTCCAATAGAAGTGGGTCCCACTGCTAGTATGCAAATTTGTCTCCAGAACAGGGCCTccgtgcaaactgtcaggatggagAGGAGGCGACCCATGCACTTTTCTTTGGCTCCCTCCAATAATTTTTTCTTGACGCTTTGCAAATGAGAGCACTCCTCATTACTGACAGGGTTTTTGGTCTTTTCTGGAGATGGATGAAGGTCCTATCCACCCTATGAATATGCCATGAGTGTGAAAGACCGAACAAGACCTTTAAGGTAGGATTATCACCTAATGCAGCATCATTGGGGGTCTGACTGATAGTACCCCAATCTATTGCTTCTCCAGCTCTTGATTCCCACCAGACACAGGATCACAGTCGTGTGGAGCTGCTGTGGCTGTTTTTTGTCAGTATTCTCCATTTGTTGCCCACAGTTATGCAGCTCAGATAATGGGGGACCAGGGTCTGCCTCTCTGGTGAACATTTAGAACTCCTCCAATCTAAGCTTCAGGCTTAGAATACCCCTTACATTTCTTTAACCTATTAATTTTCTGTACACCTCAGTAATGATCTGGATTATGTATTATTTTACTATAAATGTCCATTTATAGTATGTCTCTTTCCGCATGGTGCAGATTATCTTGGGATTAAAGATCTTCAGAAAACTGATTATGGAGATGCGGTGTGGATGCATCCCGGCGATGTCCCGGTGTTCTGGGCGTGCGGTGTCACGGGCGTTGAAGCTGTCGCTAGTTGCAGTAAGTATCGACAAAGTGTGAATCAGCCATGTCCAATTAACTGATGTATTAATCAAATTCTCCACCAGGGAAAAGTGGGGTCTTATGTTGAATTAACGGATGGAAATGAAGTGGCATAAGTTATGATGGTCAATTTACCATATTTCTTCTGCCATGTTCCTcaacgcagtcagcctgacatgttTTATGAGGCAGATGATCGTCCTTGGCTCCTTCCTCTATTACAGATTGCAGATGACTCTCATGCCTCATTTAAATGTGTGGACAAGAATTAATATGTTGTCCTGTTCTTGCAGGATCCCCCTTGGCGTTCACCCACTCTCCAGGATGCATGTTTATTACCGATGTTAAAAATGAAGACACTCCAGACCCTTGTGCCACTCAGGAGCCCTTAGTTGTGCAAATCTCCTCTGATCCTTTACATTACAGCCTGGTCTCAAAGCAAACCGCTGAAAAAATCAGGTTGCTGGAAGAAATTGTTGGCATAGATCCAGGTAATTATATGTAATAAATGGATATGGGATCATCCACAAGATAAAAATGCACTTACACACATCTGGTGGCCTAGCTCAGATTTTTGGAATGGTGACAATGTCAATATCTTGCAGGTAACCGAGGGATTAAGAATCTGCTCATTAAGGATGAACTTCTCAAGTCCTGCCTCTCCCTATCTCATGCCAAATCCATCCTCATAACCACTGGATTCCCCACTCACTATCAGAAAGTCCCTCCTGAGGAAACAGACGGTCCTCCTGGGGCCCTGGCTATGGCAACCATATTGCAAGCCCTTGGAAAGAAGGTTGTGATTGTTACAGATGGGCACGCCATCGACATGAATAAGAAAATCGTGGCTGATGCTATAGAACAAGGTGTATTTAATGTATATTATTCTGCATATTATCTTTAAAGGGTTTCTTCAATTACTGCATGTAGAGAAGCTGCTATAACGCAGGAGTGTAAGGTAATCACTTTTCTATATACACTGCATCAAAGATTTTGCTTCTCAGTAGCTCCACCTTCCTCGGTCCATGCTGCCGGATGCTCGTATCTATACAGTAGGAGGTAGAGCGTCCTGGCCAGTGTCATAGGCCTGTAGGAGTAATCGCTGTAAGATCACATCATTTTTTGCAGTGCTGGCTCCTGCACTGGACATCAGGGCTCACTGTTTCCTAGTCTATAGATATAGGTAGCCTGCAGCATAGACTGAGGTCTGCACTGCTATTTAAAAGCAAAACCTTTTATGCAATGTATTTTGATCAAATATGTTTTTTGCACTTACCATAAAATCCCTTTCTCTTTGAATAAATTGTTGGATGCAGGATCATGGGTATTCACTCTGCCACTAGGTAGAAGAAAGGTGTTGGTTCTGCCTGGTGATTATGCCATCTCGTCAGAATCCAGACAGCTCAGCTTAGTGCTAAAAGCATTATGAAAGGCAACCCCAAAAAAACAGTAAAAATACTACAACAAAAACACAAGGAACCAACATGGCCTGAATTCATAGAAGAAATGCACATCATACACAGGCAAGGATAACTTGTCCCTGTGCAGGAAAATCTGGAATAGAGTGGGAGCTGTGTACCCACAATGTATTCAACGAGAAAGGGATTTTTACGGCAAGTCTAACAATCCACAGCATTGGGGGACCCTGGAATGTTCCAGAGCAGTTCCAATGGGTGGGAAAAAAGCACAATCGCTGGCCATTTGGACTGCCGAGCAGACAGCGACCTACAGTATGCAGTACCTTGTGCCCTAAGCTTGCATAAGTCGAAGCCCAtgagaccctgactgcttttgcggAGTTAAGTGTAACCCAAAGGGCAGAGATTTGGCTTTGTCCTTGAAGGTTTTTACGATAGCCAACCCGATGCACTCAGATATGGATCACGAAAAGTGAATCAAAACCCTGGAAAGCTTGTATAATTGAAAGATTGGATCTGGTCAGGGTATTAGAGCCTAACAGTGAAGAGAGTCTCTCAGAAATGAACTGGAGATGACAAAAAGGAGGAGAGGatgatgtcctcattgatgtgaaagcAGAGACCTCCTTTGGAGTGAAGCACAATCCAAACTTGTCCTGATGGAGAACAAGGAGGGAACCCTGCAGGAAATAGCAGCAAGCTCAGACACCTGGCATACAGAGGTTATAGCCATCGGAAAATGCCACCTTCCATGAAAAGGGTCTTGGTAAATGCTATGAAGAGGCTCAGAGAGACTTCAATAAGGGAGAAGTCCCAAGGTTCCACCTGATGCCTATAAGGAGGACACAATGTGCCAGCTGAGACTAGTCATAACCTGTTTGAAGGGGGGCAAAGTGTTATACTCGCCCAGTCGACGTTTTCTTTCAGCACAGGGTCACACTTTAGGTGGTCTTTTAAGAATTGTGTGGACGTCAGCACTCCAATGCAGCAGCAGTTATTGGGGAAAGGTGGCCAGTGTCAAATAGCATCCTCAGGGAGCTATACTACTGTGAAGTGCATGGTGTGTCCTCTCTGGGATGATGGCATAAGATGGTGGACATCAGCACCATATGGAGAAACacaggaaaataaaaacaaaataaaaatgtgcAGAAGACCTGATACTGGTTGGGCCTACCTCCTGTTGACACTAGGCTAAAAATGAGCTCTCTTAATATCTGAGGAGAGGGCATAACCAACCAGGAGAAGCCAACAATTATACCGAGGGTCGAGTCTCCTATTGTCAGAGTGCTAACCCACTGTCCGGTGTCCCCCCAATCCTACTGACAAGACATTATTTTTGCACGCACCCCTGGATAACTTTTCTATGCATGCTGattgcaggttccctttaagatactgTATCTGTTGCTGTGATTTCTATGGTCAGTACTCACCACTGATGGGACATTTTCTGATCCTTTCCATTGATGTGCCTCTGTAGATAAAAGCTCAAGCACACATCAtggatctaaggctggtttcacatttgcgttttttgccgctgcgtttgtaaatgcatataaacgcatgcgtcgtgttttcctatatttaacattaaaaacgcatgcgttttttttgtacgcgtttggtcgcgtttgacGACGTATGCAtcttttcgatgcttgcgtcttggcgcggaaatgcaacatgtagtaatttctagaggcgtttttttgccgcaaaaaaacacatgcgttcgattgcgtcaaaaaaacgtattgctgtctatgtaaacgcatgtgtttttaagtacatgcgtttggttgcgtttttgaacgcatgcgtttgaatagagaaaaacaagtctagacactgataagccaccccccactatcaaggtgataaagggatccaaaccctaaaggtaccgtcacactaagcgacgctgcagcgataccgacaacgatgtcgatcgctgcagcgtcgctgtttggttgctggagagctgtcacacagacagctctccagcgaccaacgatcctaaagtccccgggtaaccagggtaaacatcgggttactaaacgcatggccgcgcttagtaacccgatgtttaccctggttaccgttgtaaatgtaaaaaaacaaacactacaaacttacattcccggtgtctggttaggtccctcgccttcagcttccagcactgactgagcgccggccgtaaagtacagcggtgatgtcaccgctgtgctttgctttacggctggcgctcaccagtcagtgcgggaagctgacggcggaggacctgaccagacaccgggaatgtaagtatgtagtgtttgtttttttacatttacaacggtaaccagggtaaacatcgggttactaagcgcggccctgcgcttagtaacccgatgtttaccctggttaccagtgacgacatcgctgaatcggcgtcacacatgccgattcagcaatgtcagcgggagatccagcgacaaaataaagtgctggactttccccagcgaccaacgatctcccagcaggggcctgatcgttggtccttGCCACACAGaaagatttagttaacgatatcgttgctacgtcacaaaaagcaacgatatcaccatcaaggtgataaagggatcctaaccctaaccctagccctaaccctaatgggaaaatggaaataaatacatttttttaatttttccctaactaaggagttgatgaagggggtttgatttctatttataaggggtttttctagtggatttttatgattggcagctgtcacacactgaaagacgctttttattccaaaaaatagtttttgcgtctccacattttgagagctacaatttttccatattttggtccacagagtcatgtgaggtcttgttttttgcgggacgagttgacatttttactggtaacattttcgggcacgtgacatttttgattgctttttattccgatttttgtgaagcagaatgaacaaaaaccagcttgtgaaatttctcatcatgcgtaccaaaagcgcaaacgcaggaaaaaaacacatgtaaacgcgtacaaacgcggcgtttttttaaacgcatgcggcaACGCATGTGTCTAAAAGACGCAGCGTTGGtatgcgtttacatgtgtttttttcaccacttgcggatgcgttttaaacgctgcggatttaaacgcaaatatgaaaccagcctaagtagTATGAGAAAGTTGGTCTGCATTTCATGAGAGTTTGATCAGGGTTTCTTCATTTTTATCTGatgaaaatagagaataaaaaataaaaaatgtttctcCACCTCTCCTATCTATCAGTCTGAACAGACCCATAGATTCTCATTGCTGGGTTTGATTCGACACTCAGATCAACATCGGACTTGTCTCGGTGATTTTGCACTGACCACTTGTTCTGTAAAACATTGCGGCCATGTGAACTTTCCCAAAGACGATCCCAGGGACGAGTGCGATCTGTAAAAAACATGGCTAGCTCTTGTACTTGAAAAAGTGACATGTGAAATCAAATGTCATGAGGCACCCGCTCTGGCCTAAACACTTCGACCCGATACAAGGGCATATGGCAGGTGGATATCTAAGAGGAAAATTACATATTAATTTATCAATGACTTTGTATTCACCAGGAGTCCTGAAGACGTCCGTGCCAGTGTTATCTTACAAGGGGGAAACTCCAGAATGTGCCTTGAAATTTCTGTGTGAGAATGGAGACGCCACTGCACCCAGGTGAGAGAAGGATCAGCAGCGGCCGATGGAAAAGTGTCTTGATGAGCGCCGATTCTCCTCTTATATTGTCACATGGTGGACTCCCCAGCACCACCATACAGGTTCTGTAGGGCAAAACATGACCATAGACAATGAACCATCGAGTCTGTgatttatatatctatatgtaattatttatttatttttttgttaaaggAAAATCAATCTCCATCTCTTATGTCTATGACCATCTATTCCCAGCATGCTATTTTATTGCTTGCACATAAAGCAAAGGATAAAGCTTTCCCTCATTTTGCATGTCTGCAGTGACGTAGCTATAAGGATTCATCCGGACATGTTGCACAGTAT
This region of Ranitomeya imitator isolate aRanImi1 chromosome 1, aRanImi1.pri, whole genome shotgun sequence genomic DNA includes:
- the DGLUCY gene encoding D-glutamate cyclase, mitochondrial isoform X1 — its product is MDVSSAPEVPGMVCLQSLRSLFPAAVRGLIRQNRIHVRNTSGMSAGYNQANVVILHKSLAEDFEKFCKANSGPLPLLYRSDPGEWKCPPLSHDADIRTDCLLYRRYEHGVYRESLTSLESYTEQMKDMVTFYLGCSFSFESTVQKLGVPVRNVEQERNVSMYKTAVPCHGIGQFSCNLVVTMRPIPQDKLEAAVIATHPMKKYHGAPVHIGSPDYLGIKDLQKTDYGDAVWMHPGDVPVFWACGVTGVEAVASCRSPLAFTHSPGCMFITDVKNEDTPDPCATQEPLVVQISSDPLHYSLVSKQTAEKIRLLEEIVGIDPGNRGIKNLLIKDELLKSCLSLSHAKSILITTGFPTHYQKVPPEETDGPPGALAMATILQALGKKVVIVTDGHAIDMNKKIVADAIEQGVLKTSVPVLSYKGETPECALKFLCENGDATAPRFDHLVAIERAGRANDGNYYNARKINIKHLVDPIDDLFVAAQTIPGINTTGVGDGGNELGTGKVKEAVKKYIRNGDTIACDVAADFTVIAGVSNWGGYAVSCALYLLNTCQIHDRYLRKATGFPKLAERATWASSLPSIQKEEKLLAILVNHGIRSGVTGNLAMEVDGLPFYNAHSDMIKRLLEVTL
- the DGLUCY gene encoding D-glutamate cyclase, mitochondrial isoform X2 — encoded protein: MVCLQSLRSLFPAAVRGLIRQNRIHVRNTSGMSAGYNQANVVILHKSLAEDFEKFCKANSGPLPLLYRSDPGEWKCPPLSHDADIRTDCLLYRRYEHGVYRESLTSLESYTEQMKDMVTFYLGCSFSFESTVQKLGVPVRNVEQERNVSMYKTAVPCHGIGQFSCNLVVTMRPIPQDKLEAAVIATHPMKKYHGAPVHIGSPDYLGIKDLQKTDYGDAVWMHPGDVPVFWACGVTGVEAVASCRSPLAFTHSPGCMFITDVKNEDTPDPCATQEPLVVQISSDPLHYSLVSKQTAEKIRLLEEIVGIDPGNRGIKNLLIKDELLKSCLSLSHAKSILITTGFPTHYQKVPPEETDGPPGALAMATILQALGKKVVIVTDGHAIDMNKKIVADAIEQGVLKTSVPVLSYKGETPECALKFLCENGDATAPRFDHLVAIERAGRANDGNYYNARKINIKHLVDPIDDLFVAAQTIPGINTTGVGDGGNELGTGKVKEAVKKYIRNGDTIACDVAADFTVIAGVSNWGGYAVSCALYLLNTCQIHDRYLRKATGFPKLAERATWASSLPSIQKEEKLLAILVNHGIRSGVTGNLAMEVDGLPFYNAHSDMIKRLLEVTL